From a region of the Nitrospira sp. genome:
- the nrdR gene encoding transcriptional repressor NrdR, which yields MKCPFCDELEDKVVDSRMAKEGEVIRRRRECLGCKRRYTTYERVEEILPVVVKKDGRRESFDRTKILAGMKKACEKRPISTGTIETVTDRIEKRIQEMGETEIESRVVGEEVMKELHQLDQVAYVRFASVYREFKDIEQFMDELKTLAQQRRER from the coding sequence GTGAAATGTCCGTTCTGCGATGAACTCGAAGACAAAGTAGTCGATTCTCGTATGGCCAAGGAAGGCGAGGTCATCCGCCGCCGGCGCGAGTGTCTTGGTTGTAAACGCCGCTACACCACCTACGAACGCGTCGAGGAAATTCTGCCCGTCGTCGTGAAAAAAGACGGCCGTCGCGAATCGTTCGACCGCACCAAGATTCTCGCCGGAATGAAGAAAGCGTGCGAAAAACGGCCGATCAGCACCGGGACTATCGAAACCGTCACCGATCGGATAGAAAAACGGATTCAGGAGATGGGCGAAACGGAGATTGAAAGTCGAGTCGTGGGGGAAGAAGTCATGAAGGAGTTGCACCAGCTGGACCAGGTCGCTTATGTTCGATTTGCCTCCGTCTATCGGGAGTTCAAGGACATCGAGCAATTTATGGACGAATTGAAAACGCTGGCTCAGCAACGCCGCGAACGGTAA